In one window of Thermosipho africanus Ob7 DNA:
- a CDS encoding metal ABC transporter substrate-binding protein produces the protein MNNKILLTVFLIFVSSLSFSLIVTTINPYYLIVKQIVGEKDEVYLLLSPNVNPHTYSLRVSDVKILSKANIIFANGGIEPDLSKFYVVYLRDYIPSLFVEYNNPHFWLDPYFVKFYIIPTIVEKLSKVYPQYRSDFEANAKILLGEIDEFLRDYKALNLSGTVLVHHPSFYYFFKELNLKVKWVEQGHNVSVGMKKLIETIKSENIIAIFSEVQQSKDEIKIISKQLNKKYYTLDPLGVNAKKFIDIYYQNFEEIRKALNDDK, from the coding sequence ATGAATAATAAAATATTACTTACAGTCTTTTTAATTTTTGTTTCATCCCTTTCATTTTCTTTGATAGTTACAACTATCAATCCATACTATTTGATTGTTAAACAAATTGTAGGTGAAAAAGATGAGGTATATTTGTTGCTTAGCCCTAATGTAAATCCCCATACTTATTCACTAAGAGTAAGTGATGTAAAAATACTTTCAAAAGCAAATATTATTTTTGCAAATGGTGGGATAGAACCAGATTTAAGCAAATTTTATGTTGTATATTTAAGAGATTATATTCCTTCTTTGTTTGTTGAATACAACAACCCACATTTTTGGCTTGATCCTTACTTTGTCAAGTTTTATATAATTCCAACAATCGTTGAGAAATTAAGTAAAGTTTATCCTCAGTACAGGAGTGATTTTGAAGCAAATGCAAAAATTCTTTTGGGTGAAATTGATGAATTTTTGAGAGATTATAAAGCGTTAAATTTAAGTGGGACTGTGCTTGTTCATCATCCAAGTTTTTACTACTTTTTTAAAGAATTAAATTTAAAGGTGAAGTGGGTTGAGCAAGGGCACAATGTTTCAGTTGGTATGAAGAAGTTAATAGAAACTATAAAATCTGAAAATATTATTGCAATATTTTCTGAGGTTCAACAATCAAAGGATGAAATAAAAATTATATCAAAACAACTGAACAAAAAGTATTACACTTTAGATCCTCTTGGAGTAAATGCTAAAAAGTTCATAGATATTTACTATCAAAATTTTGAAGAGATAAGGAAGGCGTTAAATGATGACAAATGA
- a CDS encoding metal ABC transporter ATP-binding protein has protein sequence MMTNDIAVMVKDLNYLIGEKYILKNINFSIKKGEFVGIVGPNGAGKSTLIKILIGEIDNYVGEVMIEGKIGYLPQVQTFNREVPINAYQFVKMGSYRNKKNVKLIEKLIEEVGLSGKEKQLIGTMSGGEIQRLSLARALVSEPDILILDEPEAGVDQMGKARFYELLEEFQKRLNLTIIMVSHDIGMVFEKCTTVMCLNKTLHCHGPTEKIKPDELKLLFPDFDLWIRSKNHYEREHEHGDI, from the coding sequence ATGATGACAAATGATATAGCTGTAATGGTTAAAGATTTAAACTATCTAATAGGGGAAAAATATATTCTAAAAAATATCAACTTTTCAATTAAAAAAGGTGAGTTTGTAGGAATTGTAGGTCCTAATGGGGCGGGTAAATCTACTTTGATAAAGATTCTAATTGGTGAAATAGATAATTACGTTGGAGAAGTTATGATAGAAGGGAAAATAGGATACCTTCCACAAGTTCAAACGTTTAATAGGGAGGTACCTATTAACGCTTATCAATTTGTAAAAATGGGAAGCTACAGAAATAAGAAAAATGTAAAACTTATTGAAAAGCTAATTGAAGAAGTAGGACTTTCAGGAAAAGAAAAGCAACTTATAGGGACAATGTCAGGTGGAGAGATTCAAAGACTTTCACTTGCAAGAGCGTTGGTTTCTGAACCAGATATTTTGATTTTAGATGAACCAGAAGCTGGTGTTGATCAAATGGGTAAAGCAAGATTTTATGAGCTTTTAGAAGAGTTTCAAAAACGACTTAATTTAACGATTATAATGGTTTCTCACGATATAGGTATGGTTTTTGAAAAGTGTACAACGGTGATGTGTTTGAATAAAACTCTTCATTGCCATGGGCCAACAGAAAAAATAAAGCCCGATGAATTAAAATTGTTATTTCCTGATTTTGATTTGTGGATAAGATCTAAAAACCATTATGAAAGGGAGCATGAACATGGAGATATTTGA
- a CDS encoding metal ABC transporter permease gives MEIFEFDFLRIAFLATILASISSALISPIVVYKRMEFIGDGTAHAAFAGLAFGLLFGINYRLMAVLTAIVFSIIISYFTNKSKIHENSAIGMLLPVFMSVGVILLSKSSTYVQDITSYLFGDILLVNISDFYFLMFIITLIIVFLAIFREEILYFLADEKMASFYGVKTSLLRALLLGVISVMVVGIVKISGVILLGALLIIPGLVSKSFAKSYKSVFFISVVYNVLVSIIGFYIAYILDISPGPSIVLTSFTAFVFLLFFKKSK, from the coding sequence ATGGAGATATTTGAATTTGACTTTTTAAGGATAGCATTTTTGGCTACAATTTTAGCTTCAATATCTTCAGCACTCATATCACCAATAGTTGTTTACAAGAGGATGGAGTTTATTGGTGATGGTACTGCCCATGCTGCTTTTGCGGGCCTTGCGTTTGGGCTTTTGTTTGGAATTAATTATAGGCTTATGGCAGTTTTAACTGCTATAGTATTTTCGATTATAATAAGCTATTTTACCAATAAAAGTAAGATTCATGAAAATAGTGCTATAGGTATGTTGCTTCCCGTATTTATGTCTGTGGGTGTTATTTTGCTTTCAAAAAGTTCTACATACGTTCAGGACATAACAAGTTATTTGTTTGGAGACATATTGCTGGTTAATATATCTGATTTTTATTTTCTAATGTTTATAATAACATTGATAATCGTTTTTTTAGCTATTTTTAGAGAAGAAATACTTTACTTTCTTGCAGATGAAAAGATGGCTTCTTTTTATGGAGTAAAAACTTCTTTGCTTCGAGCATTGCTTTTGGGAGTAATTTCTGTAATGGTAGTAGGTATAGTAAAGATTTCCGGAGTTATTTTACTTGGGGCACTTTTAATAATTCCAGGACTTGTTTCAAAAAGTTTTGCAAAATCGTATAAAAGTGTGTTTTTTATTTCGGTTGTTTATAATGTCCTTGTATCTATTATAGGATTTTACATTGCATATATTCTTGATATTTCACCAGGCCCTTCAATCGTTTTAACATCTTTTACAGCTTTTGTTTTTTTGCTCTTTTTCAAAAAAAGTAAATAG